Sequence from the Clostridium butyricum genome:
ACTTTGTTGCATTCCAACACCTAAAGCCAAAGATATTAAAAAAGTACCTACTGTGAATCCAGCAAGAATTATTCCATTTGGTATACTTACTGTTATTACTCTTGTTAAAAATCCTTTTTTTACCCCACCTGTACTAGGAAGCATCGCTAAGAAAAATGCTGGAATTCCTATAGCACAACTACCAACTAATGATAACTGTATTGGTAATATAGGATATGGTAAAAACATTACCGAACAAACAAATGCCAATAATATTGAGTATATTGTCTTTGATAAAAATAATTCAGAAACTCTCTCAAGATTATTAATCTGCTTTCTTCCTTCTTCTAATACCTTTGGAAGTGCTGAGAAATCTGACTTCATCAATACAAGCTGTGCTACTGCTTTTGTAGCATCTGACCCATTTGCCATAGCTATACCACAATCTGATGCTTTTAATGCTAATACATCATTAACACCATCACCAGTCATTGCAACAGTATGATCCATTTCTTGAAGGGCTGTAACAATTTTTTTCTTTTGATGTGGAGTAACTCTTCCAAAAACAGTTGTATCTTTTACTAAATTTTTAAATTCATTATCGTCTTCAGGAAGTTCACGAGCATCAACATATTTGTTCCATGACTGTACTCCTGCCCTTCTTGCAACTTCAGATACAGTTACAGGGCTATCACCAGAAATAATTTTCACTTCAACTCCCTGTTTATTGAAATAATCAAGTACATCTGGAGCTGCTTCTCTTATTATGTCCTCTATTAAAAGTAAAGCTATACTTTCTATCTTTCCTAAAAGGCTGTCGCTTAATTCTTCTCCATGAAACTTAGCTAACAGTAATACTCTCTTACCCTTTTTAGCTTCTTCTTCTACCATGTTCTTAATAAAAACATATTCCTTACCTAATATAACCTCTGGTGCTCCTAAAATCCATGAACCAAGATCACCTTCAAAAGTTAATCCTCCCCACTTTCTTTTTGACGAAAATGGAATCTTGTCTATACATTTCAAATTTTGATCATACTCTTTATATTTATCTAAAATAGCTTTCTGTGTTGGATTTTTACTAGGTAAATTATGAACTAATGCCGCTAATGCCCTGTCTACCTCTAATTTATCAGTATCGCCTATTACTTTGATTTCTGATAATTTAAGATCTCCTTGTGTAAGTGTTCCTGTTTTATCAAGGCACAATACATCTACTCTAGCTAAAACCTCTGTTGCACAAAGCTCTTGTACGAGTGTATCAAACTTTGATAATTTTATTATAGAAACAATAAATGTTGCACTTGTTAATAAGACTAATCCTTCAGGTATCATTCCAATTATTCCTGAAACAGTTCCAATTGCTGCACTCTGCCATGTTGCATCAGGAACCCTTAACTGTGTTACTGTAAGAAGTATTGTAAGAGGAATAATAATCCATAATAATACTTTGAATATCTTATTTATTGCTGATTGTAATTCAGAATTAGTAATTTTAAACTGTTTTGCTTCTTCTGCAAGACTTGATGAATAAGTTTCTTTACCAACCTTATTAACTCTAGCATAACATTCTCCTGCAACTATAAAGCTACCTGAAAGAAGTGCATCTCCTTCTCTTTTGCCTATAGCATCAGATTCACCTGTAAGCATTGACTCATCAACTTCAAGTCCGTTATTTTCAATAACTTCAGCATCAGCTAATACCTGCATTCCTGTTTCAAGATATAAAACATCATCAAGAACAATATTATCTATAGGTATTTCATTAATCTCACCATTTCTTAGAACTTTAGCTTGAGCCATACTTATTACAGATAGCTTTTCAAGTATATCTTTCGCTCTCAGTTCTTGAGCTACTCCAATTAATGTATTTACCAATATAACTCCTACAAATATAGCATTTTTAGGTGATCCGGCTAATATTATAATAACTGCAAGAACAACATTAATAGCATTAAAACTTGTAAAAAGATTTGCCCTAAGTATCTGTCCAAATGTTCTTGCTGGAGCTTTTGGTACATAGTTGACTTTTCCTTCTTTTATTCTTATATTAACTTGTTCATCATTTAATCCAGTAAGCTTCTTTTCTTCATCTGATTCATTTATCTTCTTATCAGATACTATCTTATTTTTAATATCCTTACTTTTCATATGTTCAGCCTCTCCATTACATACTAAATTCTTAAACTCCATTATAACTATCTCACCTATCTATATTTTTTATTAATAGCAACATTAAAATACATACAAAATATTTCAATAATAGATAAATATTTTCATAACATTTTAGCAAAATTATTATTATCCATATAAGTCAAATCTTATTTTTACTTATATTCCTTTATTTATGCATATTTAACAATCACTTGATAAATATATTATAATATCAATCTTATTAATTACCTATATAATTCCTTAAATTTATATAAAGAATTCTCCTTTAATTTCATAAATTATATAAATGTTTTATTGACTATAATTTAATTGTAAATTCCGTAAAGTATTTTTTATTTAATATGGAAATTAGTAGAAAAATATATACTTAATTATTCTTGTTAAAATTCAATTAATCCATTACATTGAGAATATAAATACTTTTAAAAACTAATCTTTTATAATATACTGAATAATAGTGATAATATAAAATATAAGGATGTGTAACATTGTAATGAGAAGTTTTATTTTTTACCCAGGTATTATTCTTGCTTTGATAATTACCAATCTATATAGAATTAAAATAAATATTTTAACGAAAAAAGGCGACTCAAAGAAAAGAGAAGCTTACATTCACAAAGTCACTACACAATGGGCAAAATTTGTAATGAAATTATCTGGTGCTAAAATTACCGTTATTGGAGAAGAGAACATTCCTAAAGACCAGACTGTATTATTTATTGCAAACCATCAAAGTAACTTTGATATTCCTTTAATAATGAGTTCAATCGATGTACCTAAAGGATTTATTGCTAAAAAGGAACTGGAAAAATGGCCTATGATAAGTACGTGGATGAAATATATCAATTGTATATTCATGGATAGAAGCAACCTTAGAAAATCAGCTGAAGCAATTGTTGAAGGTGCTAAACTATTAAAGAATGGATACTCAATGGTTATATTTCCTGAAGGCACAAGAAGTAAAGGCGGTCCAGTTGAAGACTTTAAGGCTGGAAGCTTTAAGCTTGCTACAAAATCAAAGTGTCCTATAGTTCCAGTTACTATAGATGGAACATATAAACTTCTAGAAGCTAATAAGAATTGGATAAAGGCCGATAATGTAAGACTTATCATACACCCACCAATTGATGTTACTTCTTTGTCTAAAGAGGAATCTGAGAATCTTCACAATACTGTGCGTTCTATTATAAGCAAGGATTGTACAACTATATAATAAAAAAATAATCTTAATTTTAAGTTTTCTTTTAATTAGGATTATTTTTTATATTATTATAAATATTTTTCTATATAACTAAAAAATATTATAGGGGGTTTCCCATTTAATATTACTTGCTCAATTTAACACTACATAAAATAGATAATATCAATCTTTAATTAAAGCACATGTTTTATATAAAATTAATTTATTTTTTAGTTATTTTAGAATTACTCTATAAATATGGATTTAATCGCCTAATTACTATTTTAATTATTTCATATATAATAAGATATGATTTTACACAAATTGTAAAGTTAAAAAATATCTTTACAATGTTTGTTGATTTCTGTTATAATAATTTTATTTGCTTATATGAAAAATATTAATTAAGATTTTAATAATTATTATTTAAATAAAAAAATTTTCAATTTTAAAAATAAAGAAACGAGGATATTTAATGAGTGATAATCAATTTGCAACTTTAGGTCTTAAAGAGAGTATTGTACGTGCAATATCAGACCTAGGTTTTACAAAACCATCTCAAATTCAAGAACAAAGTATTCCTGTAACATTAAGTGGCGCTGACCTTATTGGGCAGGCACAAACAGGTACAGGAAAAACTGCTGCGTATAGCTTACCTATACTAACTAAAATGAGCACTAATAAAGGAATTAAAGCCCTTATTTTAGCTCCAACAAGAGAACTTGCTGTTCAAGTTAAAGATGAAATGAACAGATTGTCTAAGTACGAAAAAGCAGAAATTTTAGCTGTTTACGGTGGTGACTCAATAGACAGACAAATAAGAGCATTAAGAAAAGGTGTAGACGTAGTTGTTGGTACTCCTGGAAGAATGCTTGATTTAATTAAAAGAAAATGCCTTCATTTAGATAGCGTTGAATTTTTAGTTTTAGATGAAGCTGATGAAATGCTTAATATGGGATTCATTGACGATATAGAATCAATCTTAAGTCATACACCAGAAGAAAGACAAACTTTATTATTCTCAGCTACTATGCCTGATCCAATAGCAAAACTTGCTAAAAGATACATGAAGCCTGATGCTAAACTTGTTAGTGTTAAGAAAAGTTCTTTAACAGTATCTAAAATAGAACAAAGCTACTTCATGATAAACAATAAGCACAGATTAGAAGCGCTTTGTAGACTACTAGACTTAGATAATCCAAGTTCAGCTATAATATTCTGTAGAACTAAGAGAGGCGTTGATGAATTAGTTCAAGAATTACAATCAAAAGGCTACATGGTTGAAGGAATGCATGGTGACATGACACAAGCTCACAGATTAACTACTTTAAGTAAATTTAAAGAAGGTACTTTAAATTTATTAATAGCTACTGATGTTGCTGCAAGAGGTATCGACGTTGATGGCGTTACTCACGTATTTAACTATGATTTACCACAAGATGTTGAATCATATGTTCATAGAATAGGTAGAACAGGTAGAGCTAATAGAGAAGGTACTGCTTATTCATTAGTAACACCTAAGGATTTCTCAATGCTTAAGCAAATCCAAAAAGTTACTAAGAGTGCTATAACTCAAAAGCCAGTTCCAACTGCTGAAGAAATTAAGAATAAAAAATTCAATGATATAATAAAAGAAGTTACTGAAACTATAACTTCTGGAGATCTTACTAAGTTCATGCCTAATGCAATTGAATTAGTAGAAAACAATGATCCATTATCAGTAGTTGCTGCATTAATGAAAATTAAATATGATAATGAAAGCGTATTTGATTATAGTTCAGATAAATTAGAAGCACCTAAAAAAGAAGATATTCGTTTATTCTTCTCTGTCGGTAAAAGAGATGGATTAACTCCTAAAGTTTTAATTAATTATATTAAAGATAGAACTAGAGTTAATGCTTCAACAATAGGTCAAATAGACCTTATGGAAAACTTCTCATTTGTAAGTGTTGATGAAACTGTATCTAAAAAAATATTAGATAAATGTCCAGGTGGAAAAATCAACAAGAAAAAAGTTAATGTAGAAGTTGCTAATAGACGTAAGAAATAATTAAATTAACTTTGGAGTTGTGGCATAAAGCCTAAGCTATCCTGTGTATATTATATACAATAGCTATAGTATTAGATGTAACAACTCCTTTTTATTTTACCTTTAACTATCATTTCTCAATTATATACTATCTATGTACCCTAGGGAACAAATTCAATCCGTGCTTATATAACCCCAGGGGGAATTGTGATAACTTTTTTAAAATAAAAAGATATCCACATTCGAAAAAAATAATCCACAGATTTTTTATATTTATCTACATTTTCTTGATAACTTTATCATTTTCATTATCCACAGTATAGTTTTCCACTTCTATAATTTTAGATGCACTATCCAAAGCATATTTTTTTGGCATCCTCATTGTAAATATGCCATTGTCAATTGACTTTAATACTCTATCTGTATCTATTTCTTCAATATTGTCAAAACTAGTATTATATTTCTTCTTTACAATATTATTAGTGTATCCCCTATATGAATTATTGTCATACTCAGATCTTTTAAGGTTTATATCTAAAATTCCCGGATCATATCTTATACTTAATTCCCTTAAATCTATACCATTTAAATCGATTCTCAGTATATACATATCATCATTTCGTTCAAAATCAATAAAATCACAGTCATCTTCTATTGAATTTTCTTTTATAGTATCTGATATAGCTGTATAATATTCCTCTGCAAGCTTTTCTATATCAACATTATTTAATACAGATGTTACTGCACTTTGTATATGATCTAGTAAGTTCATTCCATTCATATTATTCATATTTTGATTAAAGTTATTTGCTTGATTAGGATCAAAGAAACCACTATACCCATTAGTTACATTAAAGCCATTAATACCATCCTTTGTACTTGTGAAACTCGTAAAACTAGTAAATGAAATCATATTACCCATTCCAAAAGGAAACATTCCAAACATAGTATCCTCCTTATAACCTTTATTATATATACTATTTAAATGTGAATTAAAATGTTAATACAGTATAAAAAATTATACAATTATAGTTCTATACGCCAAAGAAAGTAAAGGGAATACTTATATTAGATGTATTGAACCAAATATAAGACCTTTGTAAAAAAATAAAGCCACCTAAAATGGCAGCTTTATTTTTCAAGTTTGTGTGAATTGTAGTCTAAAAATTAAAAGTATTTAAATTATATTAAAATAGGAAGTTATTAAGTATTTTTATGTATTATTTTGATGCTGTATCAGCTTCCTTATACTCTCTACTAACAACAATCTCTACTCTTCTATTTTGAGCTCTTCCTTGTTCAGTATCATTAGATGCTTTAGGCTTAAGTTCTCCCCAAGCTTCTATTGATGTTTTTTCTGGATCAAGCCCATTTTCCGACTTAACCAATAAGCTTCTTACATTTATAGCACGTTCTGCACTTAAATCCATATTTGAATGAAATTCTGAATTATCAATAGGAACATTATCAGTATGTCCAACAATTTTTATTTCATTTTCTAATCCATTCAACATAGCAGAAACCTTCGATAATAACGGAATTACATTTTGATGTATATCGGCTTTACCAGAATCAAAAAGTGCAACATCCTGTACTGTAATATATAATCCTTCTTCGTTAATGTCAACGTTAATGGCATCACTATATCCTTCACTTGTAATTTCTTCTTCCATAACTGCTTTGATTGCAACCATCTTATCTTGTTCAAGTTCTGCATCACTTTTGCCAGTCCCATCAGATATTGTATCCATAGGAATAATCGAGTTTCCATCACTTTGCATCATAGATGTTCCACCAGAAAATATTTGATTAAAAGATTTGCTCATAGCCTGAAATTTTGCCTTATCTGTTTGTCCCATTGCAAACATTACAATAAATAATGCTAATAACAAAGTTAACATATCTGAATATGGAAGAAGCCAAGCTTCATCAACATGCTCTTCATGATGTTGTTTTTTTCTACTCATCAGCTTTCTCCTTTTGAATTAATTATTGCTATTCTTTTCAAGTTTAATTCTATCCTTAGGTTCCAACATTCCAACTAATTTTCTTTCGATACTTTTAGGATTATTTCCAGCTTGAATAGCTAAAACCCCTTCAAGTATAATATTCATATTTTTTATTTCTTCTAGGGATTTTCTTTTTAATCTATTTGAAAATGGATGGAATATTAAATACCCACAAAAAATACCATAAACAGTCGCAACGAATGCTGAAGATATACTCTCTCCAAGTTTATCAATATCATTAAGATTTCCAAGTGCACCAATTAATCCAATAACAGCTCCTAAAACACCAAGTGTTGGTGCTGTACCACCTGCTGTTGAAAAAACAGTAGCTCCTAGACGATGTCTTTCTTCCATACTTTCAATTTCAATTTCAAGTACTTCTTTTATTATATCGGATTCCATACCGTCAACTACCATTTCTAATCCTTTTTTCATAAACCTATTATCAAGCCCTTGTATAGTACCTTCGAGTGATAATAATCCATCTCTTCTTGTTCTTTGAGACATTTCTATAAGCTGCTCAATGATTTCAACAGGATCTTGACGCCCTTTATTACTAAACAAAACTCCAAGAATTTTAGGAATTTTAGTAACTTCGTTCTTTGGAAAAGAATTTAAAATACCAATTATACTACCAACAATAATTACCATTATTGCTTCACCACTAAACAATATGCTTGGACTAGCGCCTTTCATTAATAATCCCGAAAGAACAACCGCACTACCTCCAATTAGTCCTATAACTAAAAATATATCCATTTTTTCCTCCAATTTTGTTAATTTTTTATTAAATATGTTTTTATTATACAAATTTATAATACCATAATAATCAACATTATTTAACTAATTATTTTATTTTTAAACTACAATTTTTGTGTTTTTTTTTAAGTAAAAATTTATACTTAGATTTCTTAGCATTCCCGCTAATAGCCTCATCTTATCAATATACTCATTATACTTTAATCGATATTATTATTAGAGTTTTTCATTAACTTTTTTACTGGTAAAACACATCAACTTATAGCGTTTTATTATCTATATACAAACATAAAAAGAGAAGATAAGAATTACAAATATATGTAATTCTTATCTCCTCTTTTTTCTATAATTAATACTATAATTATTATATTTATTAAAGTTATAAATAGTAAATTTTATATTATTTTTTATACTTTATAAGCTTTTCTTCAAAACAATTAATTTCATTAATTGTTTCTTCTCTTGCAAAATTATCTAAATTACCTCTTCCAAGTCTATCTGCAAGAGCTACTAAAACAATCTCATTCACATCAACATCTTTTAGCATCTCATCGATATTCTGAAACCTTGAATCTTTTATTACAAACAAACTCTGCATATGCCATCTTACAAGACCAATAACTTTATCAACAAAATTCTTATCTTGATTGAAATACTCTAAAAATTTTTCCGCCATATCCCTTCCAACCCTATCATGATCATAAGATGTAAGTCTTCCTCTTCTCATTTTTGTAGTTGGTTTTTTTCCAACATCATGTAATAATAATGACCACATAAATGCTCTTTTATCATTACTTTTTTCTCTATTTATAGCACCTTCATCAATAACCATCATGGTATGTATAAAAACATTTCCTTCTGGATGATATTTAGGATTTTGCTCAACATCTTGTAGATCTCCAATCATTGAAAATGGATAATTATTGAGTAATTTTTCATCTGCTAGCTTTTTCAAAAAAAGTGATGGTTTATCATCATTTAACAAATGATTTTCTATTTCTAAAAAAATCTCATAATCTTTGTCTTTCATAATATTCTCCTATAATAAACACTAAATTTAGCAACTTATAATAACAATAAAATTATAATGTAAATCAATCTTAGTTTTTATATTAATTAATCTACCTAAATTATCTTAATATAATAATATTTAACCTTACCCCAAAGAAATATTATTATTAAGTTTATATAGTAATAATTAAATTAATACATATATCTATTATATCAAATATTAAAAATTATAATCAGATAACATCTTGAAATACTAATTTATATATTAATCTATTGCCACTCTGTAGTATTTTTTAAACCTTCAATAGATGAAGCCTTAAATACAGGTTCCTTTATTCCATTCTTTTTCTGCTTACGGTAATCATCTAATGCTTTATATGCATACTTTCCTAATGCTGTTATTGCAATAAGATTTAATATAGCCATTCCAGCCATAAATACGTCTGCTAGGTTCCAAACAATATCTAAGCTTGCTATTGCTCCAAAAAGAACCATTGAGGCAACTGCTGCTCTATAAATACCTATGTATACTCTCTTATTAGTTAAAAATTCAATGTTTGACTCCCCATAGTAGTAATTTCCTACAATAGAACTAAAGGCAAACAAAAATATACATATAGCAATAAATGTACTTCCTATACTTCCAATCTGAGAACTTAAAGCATTTTGAGTAAGCTGAATTCCTGTTAACCCACCACTTAGATCAACATCAGATAATAAAATAATGAAAGCAGTACAACTACATATTATTATAGTATCATTGAATACCGCTAATGTTTGAATTAACCCTTGCTTAACAGGATGTGAAACATTTGCTGTAGCTGCTGCATTTGGTGCACTCCCCATTCCAGCTTCGTTTGAGAATAACCCTCTCTTAATCCCTATAAGAATTACTCCTCCTAAACTTCCACCAACAGCTTGCTCTACACCAAATGCATTTTCAAAAATTAATAGTAATATTCTTGGAACCTCTCCAATATTCTTAAATATTACAAATAATGCAACTAATATATATAGCACTGCCATAACAGGAACAATAATACTTGAAACCTTAGCAACTCTTTGAACGCCCCCGATTATTATTACTATTGTTAAAATTGTTAATACAATTCCAACAGTTAATCTATCAAATCCAAAAGCCTCATTCATGGCAATTGAAATTGTATTAGATTGAACTGAATTAAAAATCAAACCAAAACTAACAGTTATAAGTATTGAGAATAAAATCCCCATCCATTTCTTGTTAAGACCTTTTTCTATGTAATATGCTGGTCCACCTCTAAATGCACATTTGCTATCCTTTTCTTTATATATCTGTGCTAATGTTGATTCTACAAAGCTTGATCCTGCACCAATTAATGCTATAAGCCACATCCAGAATATTGCACCTGGTCCTCCTATTGAAATAGCTATTGCTATACCTGCTAAATTTCCAGTACCTACTCTTGAAGCTGTACTTATACAAAAAGCCTGAAATGATGATACGTGTCCATCTTCTTTATTACTAGTTGCCCCATCACCTAATAATCTGAACATCTCTTTAATGTATCTAAATTGAACAAATTTTGTTTTACATGTAAAGAATATACCCAACACTATAAGCATAGCCACAAGTATATATGTGTATAAAAAATTACTTAACCATTCCACATTCCCTGCAAAATTACTCATTTTTCTTCCTCCTTTGATATTTATATAAAAATATACTTCTAAAGTTTAAACATTTATTTAATATTAATCCTTAAATATTAAATAAATGTTTAAGTATTTTGTAAACTAAATACAATTTTAAATGTATTTTATATTTTTTGCAATTTTGAAAAATTTTCATTCATATTCTTGTAATCCACTGGGGATTTTATGTAATTTAAATCTTATTTTTTACCTTATTTTTTTAATTTATCTATAATATTCTCTAATATTCATTCAAATACACTGTATTGTTTTTAATTCAAATAATAAATTACAAAATAAAAAATGCAATTTATAATATTATAAATTGCATTTTTATAGTATTTTTTTGTATTTATTCAAATTAATGTATCATATTTTACTATATTTTCGATAATCTTAACTATTTAAATCTCAAAAACTAATTATTTCAATAATTATATACAGTTTAATTAATTTAATTAAGTTTATTGTCTCTTAAACAATATTTTTTTAACTTATAGTGCCTCATTTCCTCTTTCTCCAGTTCTTATTCTTACACAATCACATATATCTATAACGAATATCTTACCATCTCCAACTTCACCAGTCTTAGCTATTGAAGAAATTATTTCTATTACTTCTTCAACTTTACTATCCTCTATTACCATTTTTACTTCAATTTTCGGTAATACATTAGTAATAAGTTCAGTTCCTCTATGATATTCTTTCCATCCTAATTGTTTACCACATCCCATTACTTGGCTTATAGTAACTCCATTAATATTATTATTCTTTAATGCTTCTTTTATTTCTTCAAGTTTTGAAGGCCTTATGATAGCTTCTATTCTCTTCATAATTATCTATCACCTTTCACTTTAATATTTTAATTAATCTAAACCTGTAAATGCAGGGTAAGCAGATTCTCCATGTTCTACAATATCAAGACCATCAGCTTCTTCTGATGCTTCTACTCTTATATCCATAAATAAACTTATTACCTTAATTATAACAAACGTCATAATTCCTGCAAATGCTGCTGTAATAACTATACTTAAAATCTGTGCTCCTAAAAGCTTAAAGTCTCCGAAAAATAAACCATTCCATTTTGCTCCCGAATTAATTGAAGTCTGAGTAAATAATCCTGTGGCAATGCCTCCCCATATTCCACCGACTCCGTGACATCCAAAGGCATCTAATGAATCATCATATCCAAATTTATTCTTAAGATGTCCCATGCAAAAATAACATATTGGAGATACTAATGCTCCAATGATTATAGATGCCCATATTGAAACAAATCCTGCTCCAGGAGTAATTGCAACTAACCCTACAACAGCCCCAGTTGCAGCTCCAAGCATTGTTGGTTTTCCATGTGCAATTTTTTCTATAAGCATCCAAGAAAGCATTGCTGTTGCTGCTGATGTGTTAGTAGTCATAAATGCTTGTACTGCAAGTGGTTCTGCTCCAAGTGCACTTCCTGCATTAAACCCAAACCATCCAAACCATAGTAGCCCAGCTCCAAGTACTACAAATGGAATGTTGTGTGGTTTATAAGATATCATTCCATAACCTCTTCTTTTTCCAAGCATTATACACGCTACTAAACCTGACACTCCCGAGCTTATATGAACTACATTTCCTCCAGCAAAATCAACTGCTCCAAGTTCTTTTATCAATCCACCATCACCCCAAACCATATGCGCCATTGGATAGTACACTAATATTGACCATACGGCTATAAAAACGAATAATGCTGAAAATTTCATTCTTCCTGTTAAAGAACCAGTTATAAGTGCTGGTGTAATTATTGCAAACATCATTTGAAACAAAGCAAATAATAATTCAGGTATACTATTTGAATATGCAGAATTAATATCTGCACCAACTCCATTTAAGAATAAATGATTAAATCCACCAACAATTCCATGAAAGTCATTACCAAATGACAAAGAATAACCTATAATTACCCACAATAATGATGCTAAACCGCAACAAAAAAACGAAGCCATAAGTGTATTTAATACATTCTTTCTTCTAACCATCCCAGCATAGAAAAAAGCAAGTCCAGGTGTCATAAAAAATACCATTGCAGAGCAAATCATAACAAATGCACTATCTGCTAAATTTATTTCCATATATAATCCCCCTTAATATTAATAATAAAAAATTTTATTTTTTA
This genomic interval carries:
- the motA gene encoding flagellar motor stator protein MotA, with product MDIFLVIGLIGGSAVVLSGLLMKGASPSILFSGEAIMVIIVGSIIGILNSFPKNEVTKIPKILGVLFSNKGRQDPVEIIEQLIEMSQRTRRDGLLSLEGTIQGLDNRFMKKGLEMVVDGMESDIIKEVLEIEIESMEERHRLGATVFSTAGGTAPTLGVLGAVIGLIGALGNLNDIDKLGESISSAFVATVYGIFCGYLIFHPFSNRLKRKSLEEIKNMNIILEGVLAIQAGNNPKSIERKLVGMLEPKDRIKLEKNSNN
- a CDS encoding flagellar motor protein MotB; protein product: MSRKKQHHEEHVDEAWLLPYSDMLTLLLALFIVMFAMGQTDKAKFQAMSKSFNQIFSGGTSMMQSDGNSIIPMDTISDGTGKSDAELEQDKMVAIKAVMEEEITSEGYSDAINVDINEEGLYITVQDVALFDSGKADIHQNVIPLLSKVSAMLNGLENEIKIVGHTDNVPIDNSEFHSNMDLSAERAINVRSLLVKSENGLDPEKTSIEAWGELKPKASNDTEQGRAQNRRVEIVVSREYKEADTASK
- a CDS encoding cation-translocating P-type ATPase, whose product is MEFKNLVCNGEAEHMKSKDIKNKIVSDKKINESDEEKKLTGLNDEQVNIRIKEGKVNYVPKAPARTFGQILRANLFTSFNAINVVLAVIIILAGSPKNAIFVGVILVNTLIGVAQELRAKDILEKLSVISMAQAKVLRNGEINEIPIDNIVLDDVLYLETGMQVLADAEVIENNGLEVDESMLTGESDAIGKREGDALLSGSFIVAGECYARVNKVGKETYSSSLAEEAKQFKITNSELQSAINKIFKVLLWIIIPLTILLTVTQLRVPDATWQSAAIGTVSGIIGMIPEGLVLLTSATFIVSIIKLSKFDTLVQELCATEVLARVDVLCLDKTGTLTQGDLKLSEIKVIGDTDKLEVDRALAALVHNLPSKNPTQKAILDKYKEYDQNLKCIDKIPFSSKRKWGGLTFEGDLGSWILGAPEVILGKEYVFIKNMVEEEAKKGKRVLLLAKFHGEELSDSLLGKIESIALLLIEDIIREAAPDVLDYFNKQGVEVKIISGDSPVTVSEVARRAGVQSWNKYVDARELPEDDNEFKNLVKDTTVFGRVTPHQKKKIVTALQEMDHTVAMTGDGVNDVLALKASDCGIAMANGSDATKAVAQLVLMKSDFSALPKVLEEGRKQINNLERVSELFLSKTIYSILLAFVCSVMFLPYPILPIQLSLVGSCAIGIPAFFLAMLPSTGGVKKGFLTRVITVSIPNGIILAGFTVGTFLISLALGVGMQQSRTLALLMFAGISMVILFRVAKPLTNFKAVLCLSMFGIMILAFITPIGRYIFSLTTIKLRYWAISLAVIVLSGPLITRFVDFFRIRVNKKYKVRTI
- a CDS encoding DEAD/DEAH box helicase is translated as MSDNQFATLGLKESIVRAISDLGFTKPSQIQEQSIPVTLSGADLIGQAQTGTGKTAAYSLPILTKMSTNKGIKALILAPTRELAVQVKDEMNRLSKYEKAEILAVYGGDSIDRQIRALRKGVDVVVGTPGRMLDLIKRKCLHLDSVEFLVLDEADEMLNMGFIDDIESILSHTPEERQTLLFSATMPDPIAKLAKRYMKPDAKLVSVKKSSLTVSKIEQSYFMINNKHRLEALCRLLDLDNPSSAIIFCRTKRGVDELVQELQSKGYMVEGMHGDMTQAHRLTTLSKFKEGTLNLLIATDVAARGIDVDGVTHVFNYDLPQDVESYVHRIGRTGRANREGTAYSLVTPKDFSMLKQIQKVTKSAITQKPVPTAEEIKNKKFNDIIKEVTETITSGDLTKFMPNAIELVENNDPLSVVAALMKIKYDNESVFDYSSDKLEAPKKEDIRLFFSVGKRDGLTPKVLINYIKDRTRVNASTIGQIDLMENFSFVSVDETVSKKILDKCPGGKINKKKVNVEVANRRKK
- a CDS encoding HD domain-containing protein produces the protein MKDKDYEIFLEIENHLLNDDKPSLFLKKLADEKLLNNYPFSMIGDLQDVEQNPKYHPEGNVFIHTMMVIDEGAINREKSNDKRAFMWSLLLHDVGKKPTTKMRRGRLTSYDHDRVGRDMAEKFLEYFNQDKNFVDKVIGLVRWHMQSLFVIKDSRFQNIDEMLKDVDVNEIVLVALADRLGRGNLDNFAREETINEINCFEEKLIKYKK
- a CDS encoding lysophospholipid acyltransferase family protein, yielding MRSFIFYPGIILALIITNLYRIKINILTKKGDSKKREAYIHKVTTQWAKFVMKLSGAKITVIGEENIPKDQTVLFIANHQSNFDIPLIMSSIDVPKGFIAKKELEKWPMISTWMKYINCIFMDRSNLRKSAEAIVEGAKLLKNGYSMVIFPEGTRSKGGPVEDFKAGSFKLATKSKCPIVPVTIDGTYKLLEANKNWIKADNVRLIIHPPIDVTSLSKEESENLHNTVRSIISKDCTTI
- a CDS encoding Hsp20/alpha crystallin family protein, with amino-acid sequence MFGMFPFGMGNMISFTSFTSFTSTKDGINGFNVTNGYSGFFDPNQANNFNQNMNNMNGMNLLDHIQSAVTSVLNNVDIEKLAEEYYTAISDTIKENSIEDDCDFIDFERNDDMYILRIDLNGIDLRELSIRYDPGILDINLKRSEYDNNSYRGYTNNIVKKKYNTSFDNIEEIDTDRVLKSIDNGIFTMRMPKKYALDSASKIIEVENYTVDNENDKVIKKM